From the genome of Pseudomonas sp. WJP1:
GATCAAAAGATCGCAGCCTGCGGCAGCTCCTACACCGATCCCTGTAGGAGCTGCCGCAGGCTGCGATCTTTTGATCTGTTGCCGCGAAGCGGCATGACACCGCCGGTTTTTCGTCTCTGACACAATCCCCCATTCCCCGGTAAATCTCTTCAAGTCCTTTATTTGCCGGGCCTCGCGCCGCCAAAAACAACTTGGTCTGCAAATTGCTTATGCCACGTCAGTACAGCATCGGGCGGCAAACGTCCGGCAGGCAGAGGAAAGCGTGTGGACAAGTACCTTTATGTGGCAATGACCGGTGCCAGCCAGAATGCACTGGCGCAAAAGGCCCATGCCAACAACCTGGCGAACATCTCTACCAACGGTTTCCAGAAAGACCTGGAGCAGGCGCGCTCGATGCCGGTGTTCGGCGACAGCTTTCCGGCGCGTGCGTTTGCCCTGTCCGAACGCCCGGCCACCGACTTCTCCCCGGGTTCGCTGGTGGAAACCGGCCGCGACCTCGACGTCGCCGTGCAAGGCAACGGCTGGCTGGCGGTGCAGAACCCCGATGGCGGTGAAAGCTACGTGCGCACCGGCAGCCTGGTGGTGGACGCCCTGGGCGTGCTGCGCGCTGGCAACGGCATGCCGGTGATCGGCAATGGCGGACCGATTGCCGTGCCGCCCGAGCAGCAGATCGAAGTGGGCGAGGACGGCACCATCAGCATCCGCGCAATGGGCGAAGGCCCGCGCGTCATGGCCGAGGTGGACCGCATCAAGCTGGTCAACCCGGACATCAAGAACATGACCAAGGGCCTGGACGGTTCGATCCACACCAGGGACGGCCAGCCTGCGCAAGCCGATGCCGGCGTCAAGCTGGTGTCCGGTTTCCTCGAGTCGAGCAACGTCAATGCGGTGGACGAGATGACCTCGGTACTGGCCTTGGCCAAGCAGTTCGAGCTGCACATCAAGATGATGAATACCGCCAAAGAAGACGACCAGGCCATGGCTCGGGTCTTGCAGATCAGCTAATTACCAGAACGTCGCGCCGTAAAACAGGCGCACGAGGAGAATCGAATGCTTCCGGCTCTATGGGTTGCCAAAACCGGTCTGTCCGCCCAGGACACCAACCTGACCACCATTTCCAACAACCTGGCCAACGTGTCGACCACGGGTTTCAAGCGTGACCGCGCCGAGTTCCAGGACTTGCTCTACCAGATCAAGCGTCAGCCAGGCGCCCAGTCGACCCAGGACAGCGAACTGCCGTCGGGCCTGCAACTGGGTACCGGTGTGCGCATTGTCGGCACCCAGAAAAACTTCAACGCCGGCAGCCTGCAAACCACCGAGCAACCCCTGGACATGGCCATCGACGGTCGTGGCTTCTTCCAGATTCTGCAGCCGGACGGCACCACTTCCTACACCCGTGACGGTACTTTCCACCTGGACTCCAACGGCCAGATCGTCAACGCCAGCGGCTTCGCCCTGGAACCGGCGATCGTGATTCCGAACGACGCCCAGACCTTCACCGTGGGCAAGGATGGCACCGTGTCCATCACCGTCGCCGGCAACCCGGCCTCCCAGGTGATCGGCAACCTGCAGACTGCCGACTTCATCAACCCGGCCGGCTTGCAGGCCGTGGGCAACAACCTGTTCCTGGAAACCGCCGCCAGCGGCGCGCCGCAAGTCGGCACGCCAGGCCTGGCCGGTTTCGGCACCACGCTGCAGAACACCCTGGAAACCTCCAACGTCAGCACCGTTGAAGAGATGGTCAACATGATCACCACTCAGCGCGCCTACGAGATGAACTCCAAGGTGATCTCCACCGCCGACCAGATGCTCTCGTTCGTAACGCAGAATCTGTAATCAAGTCTATGGGGCGGCCGTGCGGTCGCCTGCAACACCGTGAGGTAGGGTCATGAAACGCGTCGTCTCTGTTCTGGCATTGAGTGGGATTGCTGCGCTCGCTGCGCTCGCAGGTTGCGTGCCTGTGACGCCCAAGCCCAATGACCCTTACTACGCCCCGGTGTTGCCGCGCACGCCGTTGCCGGCTGCCGCCAACAACGGCTCGATCTACCAGGCCGGTTTCGAGCAGAACCTGTACACCGACCGCAAGGCGTTCCGGGTCGGTGACATCATCACCATCACCCTGAACGAGAAGACCCAGGCCAGCAAGAACGCCAACTCGCAAATCGACAAGACCAGCAAGACCGGCATCGGCCTGACCTCGCTGTTCGGCAGCAGCGCCACCACCAACAACCCGTTTGGCAGCAACGACCTGAGCCTGAGCGCCAGCTATGAAGGCGACCGCGCAACCAAGGGTGACAGCAAGGCCGGGCAGGGCAACAGCCTGACCGGTTCGATCACCGTGACGGTGGCGGACGTCCTGCCCAACGGCATCATCGCCGTGCGCGGCGAGAAGTGGCTGACCCTCAACACCGGCGACGAACTGGTGCGGATTGCCGGTCTGGTCCGGGCTGACGATATTTCCACTGACAACACGGTGTCGTCGACCCGCGTCGCCGATGCGCGCATCACCTACTCGGGTACCGGTTCCTTTGCCGATGCGAGTCAGCCGGGCTGGTTCGACCGTTTCTTCCTCAGCCCGCTGTTCCCTTTCTAGGTGGTCGCGTTGAATTTCAGAAATATCTTCGTTGCTGCCCTGATGCTGTCAGCAGCTTTCAACGCTCAAGCCGAGCGCCTGAAGGACATCGCCAGCATTTCCGGCGTGCGCTCCAACCAGTTGATCGGCTATGGCCTGGTGGTCGGGCTTAACGGCACCGGCGACCAGACGACGCAAACCCCGTTCACCCTGCAGACCTTCAACAACATGCTCTCGCAGTTCGGCATCAAGGTGCCACCGGGTTCGGGCAACGTGCAGTTGAAGAACGTCGCGGCGGTCTCGATCAGTGCTGACTTGCCGGCGTTCGCCAAGCCGGGGCAGCAGGTCGACATCACTGTTTCGTCCATCGGCAACTCCAAGAGCCTGCGCGGCGGCACCTTGCTGCTGACGCCGCTCAAGGGTATCGACGGCAACGTCTATGCCGTGGCCCAGGGCAACCTGGTGGTCGGCGGTTTCGATGCCGAGGGGCGCGACGGCTCGAAGATCACGGTCAACGTGCCGTCGGCCGGGCGTATCCCGGGCGGTGCCTCGGTCGAGCGAGCCGTGCCGAGCGGTTTCAACCAGGGCAACAGCCTGACCCTGAACCTCAACCGTTCCGACTTCACCACGGCCAAGCGCATCGTCGACAAGATCAACGACATGCTCGGCCCAGGCGTGGCCCAGGCCATCGACGGCGGATCTGTGCGCGTCACGGCGCCGCTGGATCCGAGCCAGCGTGTCGATTACCTGTCGATCCTGGAAAACCTCGAGATCGATCCGGGGCAGGCGGTGGCCAAGGTCATCATCAACTCGCGCACCGGCACCATCGTGATCGGCCAGAACGTCAAGGTTTCGCCGGCCGCCGTCACCCACGGCAGCCTGACCGTGACCATCACCGAAGACCCTATCGTCAGCCAGCCAGGCCCTCTGTCCAATGGCCAGACGGCGGTCGTGCCGCGCTCGCGGGTCAACGCCGAGCAGGAAGCCAAGCCGATGTTCAAGTTCGGCCCGGGCACCACCCTCGACGAAATCGTGCGTGCGGTGAACCAGGTCGGCGCGGCACCGGGCGACCTGATGGCGATTCTTGAAGCACTGAAACAGGCTGGCGCGTTGCAAGCCGACCTGATCGTGATCTGAGGACGGCGACCATGGACATGTTCAAGAGCGGTCGGGTCAGCAGCAGCGATTCCGGTGCGTTTTCCGACCTGAACCGGCTGAACCAGCTCAAGGTCGGCGACAAGAACAGCGACGCCAACATGCGCAAGGTGGCGCAGGAATTCGAGTCGCTGTTCCTCGGCGAGATGCTCAAGTCGATGCGCTCGGCCACCGAGTCCCTGGGCAAGGACAATCCGATGAACACCGCGGAGGCCAAGCAGTACCAGGAAATGTACGACCAGCAACTGGCGGTTTCCATGTCCCGCGAGGGCGGCGGTATCGGCCTGGCGGACGTGTTGATGCGGCAGATGTCGAAGAACAAGCCGCTGGCGCCAGGTGAGGCGGCAACGCTGTCGGCCGCCAAGCAGGAGGCCGCCAAAGCCGCTGCGCAAACCCCGGTGGCCGCCGGCACGACGGCGCTCAACGGGCCGCTGTCGCGGGTCAATGGCGAACGTCCATTGTGGGCTTCGCGATCGGTCAGTGCGCCGACGGGCGAGGGTGCGCATCGCAATGACATGGCGCTGATCAATCAGCGGCGCCTGGCCTTGCCGCCTAAACTGGCCGATCGCTTGCTCGCGGGCCTGGTGCCTTCCGCTACGTCGAACAGCGCGGGCGCGGTCAACAAGGCGCCATTGCCCGAGCGTGTCGCGAGCAGTGGCTCCGGGCCTTTGTACAACGGCGACTGGCTGGCCAATGCCCAGGCAGCGCAGAGTGGGTCCCTGCAGATTCACGGTCGCGCCATCGCGCAGATCCCCTTGGCACCGGCGAAAAAAGCCTTCACCAGCGCCGACGAATTCGTCAATACCATGCTGCCGATGGCCAAGGAAGCGGCCGATCGCATCGGCGTCGATCCGCGTTACCTGGTGGCCCAGGCCGCCCTGGAAACCGGTTGGGGCAAATCGGTCATGCGCGCCCAGGACGGCAGCAGTAGCCACAACCTGTTCGGCATCAAGGCCGGCAGCAGTTGGAAGGGTGATTCGGCGCGGGCGATCACCAGCGAATTCAGGAATGGCGAGATGGTCAAGGAGACGGCCGAGTTCCGTTCCTACGACTCCTACAAGGACAGCTTCCATGACCTTGTCACGCTGCTGCAAACCAATAATCGCTATCAAGATGTGGTGAAGTCGGCCGATAACCCGGAACAGTTTGTGCGCGAGCTGCAAAAGGCCGGTTACGCAACCGACCCGGCTTACGCCAGCAAGATTTCGCAGATAGCCAGGCAGATGACGAGTTATCAGAACTACGCTGCGGCAGGCGTTTCAACCACGCCTTTATAGACTAAGGGTCTGAATCATGAGTTTGCTCAACATCGGAATGTCGGGGCTGAGTGCCAGCCATAACGCTTTGGCGACAACCGGCAATAACATTGCCAACGCTGACACCGCCGGCTACTCGCGCCAGCAAACTGTGCAGAGCAGCAAAAGTTCTATTCAGTACGGCAATGTGTTCATTGGAACGGGCACGACGCTGGCTGATGTGCGTCGGGTGTACAACAGCTATCTCGATGCGCAGTTGCAGACCACCACTTCGCTCAACAGTGATTCGGCTGCCTACCTGGGCCAGGTCACACCACTCGACACCTTGTTGTCAGACAGTGGCACCGGCCTCAATGGCGCCCTGACCAAGTTTTTCGCCTCGGTACAGAACGTCAATGCCAAGCCGGGTGACGACGCTTCCCGGCAGCTACTGCTCAGCGATGCTCAAGCCCTGAGCAACCGCTTCAATTCGGTGTCCAGCCAGTTGAACTCGCAGAACGCGAACATCAACGGCAACCTGACGAACATGGCTGATCAGGTCAACAAGCTGGCTACGACTGTGGCGCAGCTGAACAAGAAAATCAGCGAAGTCACCAGCTCCGGCGGCACGCCGAACGAACTGCTTGATGCTCGCAACGAGACCATGCGCCAGCTTTCGACCTTCACCGGTGCGCAGTATGTTGAGCGTGAAGGCAACGTAGATATCTATCTGGGCAGCGGTCAGCCGTTGGTGATTGGCGATACGGTCAACAAACTGGAGGCTGTACCGAGTAAAGATGATCCGGGACGTTTGTCGCTGCAGCTCAATCGCGGCTCCAGCACCATCGATATCACATCGATCATGACCGGTGGCGAAATTGGCGGCCTGCTGCGTTATCGCAGCGAAGTGCTGGACCCGGCCATGAATGAATTGGGTCGCGTGGCACTGGTCGTCGCCGATCAGATGAACAGCCTGCAGGCGCAGGGTATCGACAAGAACGGTGATTTCGGTTCGAACCTGTTCAACAGCATCAATAGCACCGCGCAGATGGCGCAGCGCAGTATTGCCTCGACCGCCAACAGTGCCAGCTCGGGCAACTTCGATGTGAGCATCAAGGACAGTGGCAAGCTGACCATCAACGACTACAAGGTCACGTTCACCAGCGCCACCGACTACACCGTGCAGCGGCTGCCGGATAACACATCGCTGGGCAGCTTCAGCACGACGACCACGCCTGCGCCGGTGATAGACGGGTTCTCGATGTCGTTCAGCGGTGGTGCCGCGATAGGCGACACCTTCAAGATCACCCCGACACG
Proteins encoded in this window:
- a CDS encoding flagellar basal body P-ring protein FlgI; this encodes MLSAAFNAQAERLKDIASISGVRSNQLIGYGLVVGLNGTGDQTTQTPFTLQTFNNMLSQFGIKVPPGSGNVQLKNVAAVSISADLPAFAKPGQQVDITVSSIGNSKSLRGGTLLLTPLKGIDGNVYAVAQGNLVVGGFDAEGRDGSKITVNVPSAGRIPGGASVERAVPSGFNQGNSLTLNLNRSDFTTAKRIVDKINDMLGPGVAQAIDGGSVRVTAPLDPSQRVDYLSILENLEIDPGQAVAKVIINSRTGTIVIGQNVKVSPAAVTHGSLTVTITEDPIVSQPGPLSNGQTAVVPRSRVNAEQEAKPMFKFGPGTTLDEIVRAVNQVGAAPGDLMAILEALKQAGALQADLIVI
- the flgJ gene encoding flagellar assembly peptidoglycan hydrolase FlgJ, with product MDMFKSGRVSSSDSGAFSDLNRLNQLKVGDKNSDANMRKVAQEFESLFLGEMLKSMRSATESLGKDNPMNTAEAKQYQEMYDQQLAVSMSREGGGIGLADVLMRQMSKNKPLAPGEAATLSAAKQEAAKAAAQTPVAAGTTALNGPLSRVNGERPLWASRSVSAPTGEGAHRNDMALINQRRLALPPKLADRLLAGLVPSATSNSAGAVNKAPLPERVASSGSGPLYNGDWLANAQAAQSGSLQIHGRAIAQIPLAPAKKAFTSADEFVNTMLPMAKEAADRIGVDPRYLVAQAALETGWGKSVMRAQDGSSSHNLFGIKAGSSWKGDSARAITSEFRNGEMVKETAEFRSYDSYKDSFHDLVTLLQTNNRYQDVVKSADNPEQFVRELQKAGYATDPAYASKISQIARQMTSYQNYAAAGVSTTPL
- the flgG gene encoding flagellar basal-body rod protein FlgG, whose product is MLPALWVAKTGLSAQDTNLTTISNNLANVSTTGFKRDRAEFQDLLYQIKRQPGAQSTQDSELPSGLQLGTGVRIVGTQKNFNAGSLQTTEQPLDMAIDGRGFFQILQPDGTTSYTRDGTFHLDSNGQIVNASGFALEPAIVIPNDAQTFTVGKDGTVSITVAGNPASQVIGNLQTADFINPAGLQAVGNNLFLETAASGAPQVGTPGLAGFGTTLQNTLETSNVSTVEEMVNMITTQRAYEMNSKVISTADQMLSFVTQNL
- the flgK gene encoding flagellar hook-associated protein FlgK, which produces MSLLNIGMSGLSASHNALATTGNNIANADTAGYSRQQTVQSSKSSIQYGNVFIGTGTTLADVRRVYNSYLDAQLQTTTSLNSDSAAYLGQVTPLDTLLSDSGTGLNGALTKFFASVQNVNAKPGDDASRQLLLSDAQALSNRFNSVSSQLNSQNANINGNLTNMADQVNKLATTVAQLNKKISEVTSSGGTPNELLDARNETMRQLSTFTGAQYVEREGNVDIYLGSGQPLVIGDTVNKLEAVPSKDDPGRLSLQLNRGSSTIDITSIMTGGEIGGLLRYRSEVLDPAMNELGRVALVVADQMNSLQAQGIDKNGDFGSNLFNSINSTAQMAQRSIASTANSASSGNFDVSIKDSGKLTINDYKVTFTSATDYTVQRLPDNTSLGSFSTTTTPAPVIDGFSMSFSGGAAIGDTFKITPTRNAATNIKTEMTDSKRLAIAAPLGAAIAPGGSGTLTIPASGQPTLTTKFDIYDPTTAAAMQNGLKYSTPTKVVFGDVSADGTSQTYQFLDAKGGVISSGTIKPGENNTLSLSVPLKDATGAPIPPAPATQYTVSFDMTVAGSPGKGTAINVSLSQPGTLDNRNGTALADLQTRQTVDTGSASKGISLSDAYGKLVENVGSKAAQGKLDSAATSSILANAKGARDSLSGVDLDEETGNLVKYQQYYTASSQIIKAAQEIFSTLINSL
- the flgH gene encoding flagellar basal body L-ring protein FlgH, whose protein sequence is MKRVVSVLALSGIAALAALAGCVPVTPKPNDPYYAPVLPRTPLPAAANNGSIYQAGFEQNLYTDRKAFRVGDIITITLNEKTQASKNANSQIDKTSKTGIGLTSLFGSSATTNNPFGSNDLSLSASYEGDRATKGDSKAGQGNSLTGSITVTVADVLPNGIIAVRGEKWLTLNTGDELVRIAGLVRADDISTDNTVSSTRVADARITYSGTGSFADASQPGWFDRFFLSPLFPF
- a CDS encoding flagellar basal body rod protein FlgF; translated protein: MDKYLYVAMTGASQNALAQKAHANNLANISTNGFQKDLEQARSMPVFGDSFPARAFALSERPATDFSPGSLVETGRDLDVAVQGNGWLAVQNPDGGESYVRTGSLVVDALGVLRAGNGMPVIGNGGPIAVPPEQQIEVGEDGTISIRAMGEGPRVMAEVDRIKLVNPDIKNMTKGLDGSIHTRDGQPAQADAGVKLVSGFLESSNVNAVDEMTSVLALAKQFELHIKMMNTAKEDDQAMARVLQIS